TTACTCTGCCATGAATAAATTTAAGATCTTGTTCCGATAATTTCTGTATTCGGCGTAAAAAGATCAAGAACAGGCTGTTCATTTTTCTTTGCCCTCGGTTTTTTTACGGACTGTTCTTCACTGGTATCGTCTGAAGGTTCTTCCTCAAGTTCAGGGGAATTCATAAGGATCTGAACTTTTGCTTCAATTTTATCAAGAGTTTTTTCAAGTCCTTTAGCAAGTTTTATTCCTTCCTCAAAATCTTTCAGTGCGTCTTCCAGAGAAATGTCACTCTGTTTTATTGCCGAAGAAAGCTCTTCAAGTCTCTTAAGATCCTGTTCGAAATTGTTCATGTTTTACTCCTTCCTTCAAAAATAAAAGTGCGGTATTAAAGCACTTTTGTCTGTATTGAGCCCTTTGCCGGACGTATAGTCAGTATTTCTCCGCTTTTTAAGGTGGAA
Above is a window of Treponema rectale DNA encoding:
- the xseB gene encoding exodeoxyribonuclease VII small subunit gives rise to the protein MNNFEQDLKRLEELSSAIKQSDISLEDALKDFEEGIKLAKGLEKTLDKIEAKVQILMNSPELEEEPSDDTSEEQSVKKPRAKKNEQPVLDLFTPNTEIIGTRS